One window of Candidatus Neomarinimicrobiota bacterium genomic DNA carries:
- a CDS encoding histidine phosphatase family protein, which translates to MTSLLLIRHGETDWNIEGRYQGQADPPLNAKGVAQAHVIAEELSGARVAVLYSSPLRRARQTAEILARSFALPLYIEPRLMEIHQGDWQTRLRSEITALYPDLFHRWETEPWQVNPPGGEPLTQVQERVYAAV; encoded by the coding sequence ATGACCTCCCTCCTGCTGATTCGTCACGGTGAAACGGATTGGAATATAGAGGGTCGCTATCAAGGCCAGGCGGATCCGCCCCTCAATGCAAAAGGGGTGGCCCAGGCCCACGTCATAGCGGAGGAATTGTCGGGAGCAAGGGTCGCTGTACTTTATTCCAGCCCTCTGCGACGCGCCCGGCAAACCGCCGAGATTCTCGCCAGGTCTTTTGCTCTGCCCCTATACATTGAGCCGCGCTTGATGGAAATCCACCAGGGGGATTGGCAAACCCGATTGCGCTCGGAGATTACCGCCCTTTACCCCGATCTGTTTCACCGCTGGGAAACGGAACCGTGGCAGGTTAACCCACCCGGGGGCGAGCCTTTGACGCAGGTTCAGGAAAGAGTGTACGCCGCTGT